Below is a genomic region from Funiculus sociatus GB2-C1.
CAGCGTCATCTCCTGATCCACCGCTTTGGTTTTAATCCCAAAGATATCTACACTCTGACTGATACACAAGCAACTCGCCAAGGAATTCTAGAGGCATTTGAAGAACATCTGATTAAACAAGCCAAGCCTGGAGATGTGGTAGTGTATCACTACTCAGGACACGGTTCTCGTGTTTCCGATCCAGATCCAATTGTTGTTGAACCAGGTAGTAAGAGTGGATTAAACGGCACTTTCGTTCCTGTTGATGCCACACTACCCACCGGATACCCAGACAAAGGTGGTGTCGTCAAGGACATTATGGGACACACATTGTTCCTGTTGATGTCAGCGTTGCAAACTGAAAATTTCACCGCTGTTCTAGATAGTTGTTACTCTGGTGGTGCTACCAGAGATCGTCGAGTGCGATCGCGAGATGGAGGCATGAAACTACAGATTTCTCCTGAAGAAAAAGCGTATCAACAAAGGTGGTTGTCACAACTGAAGCTTTCTCGCGAAGAATTTGTCAAACGGTATCGGGAGGGAGTTGCTAAAGGAGTTGTACTCGCTGCAACAGATCCTTCTCAAACGGCGGCAGATGCACGTTTTAATGGCTTTTATGCGGGAGCCTTTACCTATTTACTGACACAGTATCTCTGGCAGCAAACGAGTACGCCGGAGAGCGCGATCGCCCACGCAACTAAACACATACTGGACGCAGATAACCAAACACCCCGTTATGAAGTTAAAGTTGGCAGTGCGTATGAAAAGCAACCTATCTATTTCATCAATACCCCAAGTTCGGTAGCAAATGCAGTCATTACCGAAGTAAAAGGAAATAAGGCAACGTTGTGGTTGGGTGG
It encodes:
- a CDS encoding caspase family protein; this encodes MAQISRRQFFLFAGSTLGTLGLSQLNIQRQADWYGKVLAKSTPRKLALLVGINNYPDKPPIQPLRGCVNDVALQRHLLIHRFGFNPKDIYTLTDTQATRQGILEAFEEHLIKQAKPGDVVVYHYSGHGSRVSDPDPIVVEPGSKSGLNGTFVPVDATLPTGYPDKGGVVKDIMGHTLFLLMSALQTENFTAVLDSCYSGGATRDRRVRSRDGGMKLQISPEEKAYQQRWLSQLKLSREEFVKRYREGVAKGVVLAATDPSQTAADARFNGFYAGAFTYLLTQYLWQQTSTPESAIAHATKHILDADNQTPRYEVKVGSAYEKQPIYFINTPSSVANAVITEVKGNKATLWLGGLNLATIENGTVFTIIGAKGGSAGQVTLQSREGLIGIGTVEEVVKPGTLLQKID